From the genome of Apium graveolens cultivar Ventura unplaced genomic scaffold, ASM990537v1 ctg3017, whole genome shotgun sequence, one region includes:
- the LOC141700874 gene encoding uncharacterized protein LOC141700874, whose amino-acid sequence MEDSCVYTHSPAHLAVARADYAALKKIISGLPRLAKAGEVNTEAESLAAEAEADAVSAVIDRRDVPGRETPLHLAVRLRDPVSAEILMAAGADWSLQNENGWSALQEAVCNREENIAMIIARHYQPFAWAKWCRRLPRIVASAGRIRDFYMEITFHFESSVIPFIGRIAPSDTYRIWKRGSNLRADMTLAGFDGFRIQRSDQTFLFLGDGYSADDNNNVSLPPGSLIVLSHKEKEITNALEGAGAQPSEAEVAHEVALMSQTNMYRPGIDVTQAELVPHLNWRRQERTELVGHWKGKVYDMLHVMVSVKSRRVPGAMTDEELFAANEDERLANGAEQDEYDDVLTAEERMQLDSALRMGNAEGPCEDEESDVQGGHENGGGTSFESCESNGSKEKKNWFGWNKKASKTGSDNQDDSKILKKFSKLGPEGSYQKLNESQRSSSDVHREDAGDLKKKGNKKKKKKGVNGEPKNESEYKKGLRPVLWLTPDFPLQTEELIPLLDILANKVKAVRRLRELLTTKLPPGTFPVKIAIPIVPTIRVLVTFTKFEELQPVEEFSTPLSSPAHFQDAKSKEAEGSQSWMSWMKGNRAQSSDSEPRSFKDEIDPFHIPSNYTWVDANEKKRRMKAKKARNKKNRKQVGARNPESVRHAGENME is encoded by the exons ATGGAGGATTCGTGTGTTTATACACATAGTCCTGCTCATTTGGCTGTTGCTCGTGCTGATTATGCTGCGTTGAAGAAGATTATCTCTGGTCTTCCTAGGCTTGCTAAAGCTGGGGAGGTTAATACGGAGGCCGAGAGTTTGGCTGCTGAGGCTGAGGCTGATGCTGTTTCTGCCGTCATTGATAGACGTGATGTTCCTGGTAGAGAGACCCCTTTACATTTGGCTGTTCGCCTTCGGGATCCTGTTTCTGCTGAGATTTTGATGGCTGCTGGTGCCGATTGGAGTTTGCAGAATGAGAATGGATGGAGTGCTTTACAAGAGGCTGTTTGTAATCGTGAGGAGAATATTGCTATGATAATTGCTAGGCATTATCAGCCTTTTGCGTGGGCTAAGTGGTGCCGTCGTCTGCCTCGTATTGTTGCCTCAGCTGGCCGAATTCGTGACTTTTATATGGAAATTACGTTTCACTTTGAAAGTTCTGTCATTCCGTTTATTGGTAGGATTGCTCCTTCCGACACCTACCGCATATGGAAGCGTGGTTCAAACCTACGAGCTGATATGACCCTTGCTGGTTTTGATGGCTTCCGTATTCAGAGGTCTGATCAAACTTTTCTTTTTCTTGGTGACGGATATTCAGCAGATGATAATAATAATGTATCACTGCCTCCTGGTTCTCTAATTGTGTTATCTCACAAGGAGAAGGAAATTACGAATGCTTTGGAGGGGGCTGGTGCACAGCCATCGGAAGCAGAAGTTGCTCATGAAGTGGCCTTGATGTCTCAAACTAACATGTATAGGCCTGGAATTGACGTTACTCAGGCTGAGCTTGTTCCCCATCTGAATTGGCGGAGACAGGAGAGAACTGAGCTGGTAGGACACTGGAAGGGAAAAGTTTATGATATGCTTCATGTGATGGTCAGCGTGAAATCAAGGCGAGTACCTGGTGCTATGACAGATGAAGAGCTTTTTGCAGCGAACGAGGATGAAAGGTTAGCAAACGGAGCTGAACAGGATGAGTATGATGATGTATTAACAGCTGAAGAAAGAATGCAGTTAGATTCTGCACTGCGCATGGGTAATGCTGAAGGCCCCTGTGAAGATGAGGAGTCTGATGTCCAGGGTGGTCACGAAAATGGTGGTGGGACTTCATTTGAAAGTTGTGAATCAAATGGTTCCAAGGAGAAAAAAAACTGGTTCGGGTGGAATAAGAAAGCTTCAAAAACCGGCAGCGATAACCAGGATGACTCAAAAATCTTAAAAAAGTTCTCAAAGTTGGGCCCTGAAGGTAGCTATCAGAAACTTAATGAGAGTCAAAGATCATCATCTGACGTTCACAGGGAGGATGCAGGGGACCTTAAAAAGAAGGGaaacaagaagaaaaagaaaaaaggggTTAATGGTGAGCCTAAAAATGAAAGCGAGTATAAAAAAGGTTTAAGACCAGTCTTGTGGTTGACAccagattttcctttacaaacaGAAGAACTGATACCTTTACTGGATATCTTAGCCAACAAAGTAAAAGCTGTTAGAAGACTGAGGGAGCTTCTAACAACCAAACTACCACCTGGAACCTTTCCCGTCAAG ATTGCCATCCCCATTGTGCCCACCATCCGGGTATTGGTCACGTTTACAAAGTTTGAAGAGCTTCAACCAGTTGAGGAGTTCTCCACTCCTCTCTCCAGCCCAGCGCACTTCCAAGATGCCAAGTCGAAAGAAGCAGAAGGGTCCCAATCATGGATGTCATGGATGAAAGGGAACCGTGCACAGTCAAGTGACAGTGAGCCTCGCAGCTTCAAGGATGAAATTGACCCATTTCACATACCATCAAATTACACATGGGTCGATGCCAATGAGAAAAAGCGACGTATGAAGGCCAAGAAGGCCAGGAACAAGAAAAATAGAAAACAAGTAGGGGCTAGAAATCCAGAGAGTGTACGCCATGCAGGCGAGAATATGGAATAA